One window from the genome of Flavobacterium agricola encodes:
- a CDS encoding carboxypeptidase-like regulatory domain-containing protein: MIRFLFITLLITQLTWAQKPSTVSGIVVDNGLLLKKVEVVNLSNKSNTTTNSKGFFSIEAQPNDTLVFHLTKYEAQKFIVEELDLAPNVVEIILDQKATELDEVVVHKNQNKSSRKEIQAIIDKQYVDDLQSSPKNRLVYNGSIENGVDLSRIGKEIFNLFKSTKKQPQISFRSFVFKHCDKYFFRDQLKLEEDQVLDFIAFCETDPNINAVIAKDNVFDLMDFLTSKKQAFTE, from the coding sequence ATGATTCGATTTTTATTCATCACCTTATTAATAACACAGCTAACTTGGGCTCAAAAACCAAGCACGGTTTCTGGAATTGTGGTAGATAACGGCTTATTACTTAAAAAAGTTGAAGTTGTAAACCTATCTAACAAAAGCAACACGACTACAAATAGTAAAGGTTTTTTTAGCATTGAAGCACAACCAAATGATACGTTAGTTTTTCATCTAACGAAGTACGAAGCACAAAAGTTTATTGTTGAAGAATTAGATTTAGCGCCGAATGTTGTAGAAATAATTCTTGATCAAAAAGCAACAGAATTAGATGAAGTTGTGGTACATAAAAATCAAAACAAAAGTTCAAGAAAAGAAATACAAGCTATTATTGATAAGCAATATGTTGATGATTTACAATCGTCGCCCAAAAACAGATTGGTTTACAATGGTAGTATAGAAAATGGCGTTGATTTATCGCGTATTGGTAAAGAAATATTTAATCTTTTTAAATCAACCAAAAAACAACCTCAAATTTCATTTAGAAGTTTTGTTTTTAAACATTGTGATAAATATTTTTTTAGAGATCAATTAAAGTTAGAAGAAGATCAGGTGCTCGATTTTATTGCTTTTTGTGAAACCGATCCGAATATAAATGCCGTAATAGCGAAAGATAATGTTTTTGATTTGATGGATTTTTTAACCTCAAAAAAACAAGCCTTTACAGAATAA
- a CDS encoding alanine/glycine:cation symporter family protein: MNTSSVSGFSQFVDFLNAIIWSDVFIVLCIGTGLYFSFVTKFLQVRYLKDMVKLLFTEGSNDKGVSPFQAFSIAIAGRVGTGNIAGVATAIAMGGPGAVFWMWMIAFLGASTAFIEATLGQIYKVNVEGEYRGGPAYYIEKGLDKKWFAWIFAIVTIVGCLLFLPGVQSNSIADGLYNAFHIEHLNTGVLVAGLLALVVFGGAKRIGRVSEIVVPFMAGAYILMAVVIIVLNIGDVPKVFKLIISSALSFDATFGAIVGSAISWGVKRGIYSNEAGQGTAPHAAAAAATTHPVKQGLVQSFSVYIDTLFVCSATAFIILFTQKYNVVDSVNSTESDSTYLVEYLPGVQAGAAYTQHAVSVYFPTIGSEFIAIALFLFAFTTAMAYYFIAESNYYYLSKYKKNVYLLWTMRFAFLASVIYGAVSDGGSAWKIGDIGVGVMAWLNIIAILLLRKPALIALKDYQEQRSQGINPVFNPEKLGIKNTTEWQEDDKK, translated from the coding sequence ATGAATACTTCTTCCGTTTCAGGTTTCTCTCAATTTGTAGATTTTTTAAATGCTATTATTTGGTCAGACGTTTTTATCGTTCTGTGTATTGGTACGGGCTTGTACTTTAGTTTTGTTACTAAGTTTTTACAAGTACGTTATTTAAAAGACATGGTTAAACTTTTGTTTACCGAAGGATCTAATGATAAAGGTGTTTCTCCGTTTCAAGCCTTTTCTATTGCAATTGCGGGTCGGGTAGGAACAGGTAATATTGCAGGGGTTGCTACAGCCATTGCTATGGGTGGGCCTGGAGCTGTATTTTGGATGTGGATGATTGCTTTTTTAGGAGCTTCTACAGCCTTTATAGAAGCAACTTTAGGACAGATTTATAAAGTGAATGTAGAAGGAGAATACCGTGGTGGTCCCGCATATTACATAGAAAAAGGATTAGATAAAAAATGGTTTGCGTGGATTTTTGCAATTGTAACTATTGTTGGATGCTTGTTATTTTTACCTGGTGTACAAAGTAATAGTATTGCCGATGGTTTGTACAATGCATTTCATATTGAACATTTAAACACTGGGGTTTTAGTTGCCGGTTTATTGGCTTTGGTTGTTTTTGGAGGCGCCAAACGTATTGGACGCGTTTCTGAAATTGTGGTTCCTTTTATGGCAGGTGCCTATATTTTAATGGCTGTAGTAATTATTGTTTTGAATATAGGAGATGTACCTAAGGTTTTTAAATTGATTATTAGTTCAGCATTATCTTTTGATGCAACTTTTGGTGCAATTGTAGGAAGTGCCATTTCATGGGGAGTAAAACGTGGTATTTATTCTAACGAAGCCGGGCAAGGAACTGCTCCTCACGCAGCAGCAGCAGCAGCAACTACACATCCTGTAAAGCAAGGTTTGGTACAATCTTTCTCGGTTTATATTGATACGTTATTTGTTTGTTCTGCAACGGCATTTATTATTTTATTTACCCAAAAATATAATGTAGTCGATTCTGTAAATAGTACCGAAAGCGATTCTACTTATTTAGTTGAATATTTACCAGGAGTGCAAGCAGGGGCAGCTTATACCCAACATGCTGTTTCGGTTTATTTTCCTACAATAGGAAGCGAATTTATTGCTATTGCCTTATTTCTTTTCGCTTTTACAACCGCAATGGCTTATTATTTTATTGCAGAATCTAACTATTACTACTTATCAAAATATAAAAAAAATGTGTATTTGTTATGGACCATGCGTTTTGCTTTTTTAGCCAGTGTAATTTACGGAGCAGTATCTGACGGCGGAAGTGCATGGAAAATAGGAGATATTGGAGTAGGTGTTATGGCATGGTTAAACATTATTGCTATTTTATTATTGCGTAAACCAGCGCTTATAGCCTTAAAAGATTATCAAGAACAAAGATCACAAGGAATTAATCCCGTTTTTAATCCAGAAAAATTAGGAATTAAAAACACTACCGAATGGCAGGAAGACGATAAAAAATAG
- a CDS encoding DUF983 domain-containing protein encodes MNKSCSKCGYVYERETGFFFGAMYISYGLTCAEMIAVFVLGLLFNISFMNMFIIILFIAFALSTINYKLARIIWLNIFYKKM; translated from the coding sequence ATGAACAAAAGTTGTTCGAAATGTGGTTATGTTTACGAAAGAGAAACGGGCTTTTTTTTCGGAGCTATGTATATTAGCTATGGCTTAACTTGTGCCGAAATGATTGCAGTTTTTGTTTTGGGCTTATTATTCAACATAAGCTTCATGAATATGTTTATTATCATTCTATTTATAGCTTTTGCACTTTCAACAATAAACTACAAATTAGCGCGAATTATATGGTTGAATATTTTTTACAAAAAAATGTAA
- a CDS encoding ShlB/FhaC/HecB family hemolysin secretion/activation protein: MNHVFFKRSNTYIFTIFVMCFVFVSCATKKTQLGLLTSIEAPDYDSTQVQHRFFLVGAAGDLSTEIAQQNLQAIVKQSDSAIKSSLFFLGDNIANYKFVAMQSPPEALDLQIKTAKAFQGKTYFISGNLDWSNYRSLVNQEIYVNQQYHKNSYYPTKTCALDELVLSDNLVVITIDSQWFLANWNKYPGINDDCYIRTREEFFDAFENLINKYQNHTVLVAMHHPLFSNAQHGGKYSFHDHIFPIKNIPLPIVGSFYTYVRKASGIINQDLQNKKYISLINRIKTTIQNRENVFVVGGHDHSLQYIEKEGVKQIISGTGSYGIATNNKDLISFSSSKVGYAVVDVLQGGEAWLHFYRADYDQPIFTRKILENLPTFEEEVEEDIEATTLASIYSERETTKSDFYRFLWGDHYRHLYSIPIEYPNLNMFNSKYGRLIPTLTGRGNQITNLHLVNEEGQEFVLSPLKKNASKFLQKDVIKDKNIEKRLIGTYAESFVNDFYTTAHPFAPTILNHFANAIGIYSTNPVIYFVPKQQGLGIYNQDFGNALYLVEERVNNSDATTDNYDSSEAIYSTSDMMEKLRLDFKHKVDAKLYLKTRLFDILIGDWDRNEEHWRWAEFHKQDSIIFKPIPRNHDQAFAKIDGVLLGVLRNMPALRHMQNYSEKFAHPRWINKTTFSMDVKFLTGISEQEWLETVAYIQAKLTDEVINETFAQLPAEVVDATTDEIKTILQYRRDHLARYVLEFRNYLSKTIIISGTDLNDHFEIERLPNGDVKVTIYDASHYSIVKVSSAVYSHKITDEIWIYGLDEEDKFHVFGDVKSKILIRLIGGLGMDTYNSENGSKLNVYDFQTNKNVFELNKKTRVLLSDNYRLNLYDWRKAPMRIFTMAPQANFNPDDGTIIGLQANYKIDNFLQNPFGSQHSIGAKVSTLTGGVNMYYYGRFANLSNDWRFELFANYSTPNFSQNFFGFGNETENNRESSVNYYRVRMQNIKLEPAYKLFTPGGVVFGVSTAFEYIKVDRNANRFITSYFPENYDLYKGQYYAVPKITFDFENYNLPHNPSLGLGYNLEMGWYVNLQNESRNVPFLHTRLNFDFPLNRSQKLILATLSKAKFTFTDNFEFFQGANLGGDDDLRGFRRERFSGQNSFLQSTDIRWNIGTIGETIAPMEFGIYFGYDIGKVWKYSDPSKKWHSSYGTGIWLSIFDALTGHVAYFKGSDGGRVTGGIGFRF, encoded by the coding sequence ATGAATCACGTTTTTTTTAAAAGAAGTAATACTTACATTTTTACAATTTTTGTAATGTGTTTTGTATTTGTTTCTTGTGCTACAAAAAAAACACAATTGGGTTTGTTAACTTCTATAGAAGCACCCGATTACGATTCAACTCAAGTACAACATCGCTTTTTTTTAGTTGGTGCTGCTGGCGATTTATCAACAGAAATTGCGCAACAAAACTTACAAGCTATTGTTAAACAATCCGATTCTGCAATAAAAAGTTCGCTGTTTTTTTTAGGAGATAATATTGCAAACTATAAGTTTGTTGCCATGCAAAGTCCGCCCGAAGCGCTTGATTTGCAAATTAAAACGGCTAAAGCTTTTCAGGGAAAAACCTATTTTATTTCTGGGAATTTAGATTGGTCCAATTATCGCAGTTTGGTAAATCAGGAAATTTATGTAAATCAGCAATATCACAAAAATTCGTATTACCCAACCAAAACTTGCGCTTTAGACGAATTGGTTTTGTCAGACAATTTGGTTGTTATTACTATAGATTCGCAATGGTTTTTGGCCAATTGGAACAAATACCCGGGCATTAATGACGATTGTTACATTAGAACGCGCGAAGAATTTTTTGATGCTTTTGAGAACTTAATTAACAAGTACCAAAATCATACGGTGTTGGTTGCTATGCATCATCCGCTGTTTTCTAACGCGCAGCATGGCGGTAAATATTCTTTTCACGATCATATTTTTCCTATAAAAAATATTCCGTTGCCCATTGTAGGTTCTTTTTATACCTATGTGCGTAAAGCTTCAGGAATCATTAATCAAGATCTTCAAAATAAAAAATACATCTCGTTAATCAATCGTATAAAAACAACCATTCAAAATCGTGAAAACGTTTTTGTGGTTGGCGGTCACGATCATTCTTTGCAGTACATTGAGAAAGAAGGAGTAAAACAAATTATTTCAGGCACCGGATCATACGGAATTGCTACCAATAATAAAGATTTAATTAGTTTTTCGTCTTCAAAAGTTGGTTATGCGGTTGTAGATGTTTTGCAAGGCGGTGAAGCTTGGTTGCATTTTTATCGTGCCGATTACGATCAGCCTATTTTTACACGTAAAATACTAGAAAACTTACCTACTTTTGAAGAAGAAGTTGAAGAAGATATTGAAGCAACTACGTTAGCAAGCATTTATTCGGAGCGCGAAACAACCAAATCTGATTTTTATCGCTTTTTGTGGGGCGATCATTATCGCCATTTGTATTCTATTCCTATAGAATATCCAAATTTAAACATGTTTAATTCTAAATACGGCCGTTTAATACCAACGTTAACGGGCCGTGGCAATCAAATTACTAATTTACATTTGGTAAATGAAGAAGGACAAGAATTTGTACTGAGCCCGCTTAAAAAAAACGCGTCAAAATTTTTACAAAAAGACGTTATTAAAGACAAAAATATTGAGAAACGATTAATAGGCACGTATGCCGAATCATTTGTAAACGATTTTTATACCACCGCGCATCCGTTTGCACCAACCATTTTAAATCATTTTGCCAATGCTATTGGTATTTATAGCACCAATCCGGTTATTTATTTTGTACCCAAACAACAAGGATTAGGTATTTACAATCAAGATTTTGGAAATGCCTTGTATTTGGTTGAAGAACGCGTAAACAATTCGGACGCAACAACCGATAATTACGATTCGTCCGAAGCTATTTACAGTACTTCGGACATGATGGAAAAATTACGTTTGGATTTTAAACATAAAGTTGATGCCAAATTGTATTTAAAAACGCGCTTGTTTGATATTTTAATTGGCGATTGGGACAGGAATGAAGAACATTGGCGTTGGGCTGAATTTCATAAACAAGATTCAATTATTTTCAAACCCATTCCGCGTAATCACGATCAAGCTTTCGCAAAAATAGATGGTGTTTTATTAGGCGTTTTGCGCAACATGCCTGCATTGCGCCATATGCAAAATTATTCTGAAAAGTTTGCGCATCCGCGTTGGATTAATAAAACCACATTTTCTATGGATGTGAAGTTTTTAACCGGAATTTCGGAGCAAGAATGGTTAGAAACGGTTGCTTACATTCAAGCTAAATTAACCGACGAAGTAATTAACGAAACTTTTGCGCAATTACCAGCTGAAGTTGTTGATGCAACTACAGATGAGATAAAAACTATTTTACAATACCGCCGCGATCATTTAGCTCGATATGTTTTAGAATTTAGAAATTACTTATCTAAAACCATTATTATTTCGGGCACCGATTTAAACGATCATTTTGAAATAGAACGTTTACCAAACGGCGATGTTAAAGTTACCATTTACGATGCCAGCCATTATTCTATTGTAAAAGTTAGTTCCGCTGTTTATTCTCATAAAATAACCGATGAAATTTGGATTTATGGATTGGATGAAGAAGATAAATTTCATGTATTTGGCGATGTAAAATCTAAAATTTTAATTCGTTTAATTGGCGGATTAGGAATGGATACGTACAATTCTGAAAACGGTTCTAAATTAAATGTTTACGATTTTCAAACCAATAAAAACGTTTTTGAATTAAATAAAAAAACACGCGTATTATTAAGTGATAATTACCGATTAAATTTATACGATTGGCGTAAAGCACCGATGCGTATTTTTACTATGGCACCGCAAGCCAATTTTAACCCCGACGACGGAACCATTATTGGGTTACAAGCCAATTATAAAATTGACAATTTTTTACAAAACCCGTTTGGTAGCCAACATAGCATTGGTGCTAAAGTAAGTACGTTAACCGGCGGAGTTAATATGTATTATTATGGTAGGTTTGCAAACCTTTCTAACGATTGGCGTTTTGAATTGTTTGCCAATTATTCAACGCCTAATTTTTCTCAAAACTTTTTCGGATTTGGTAACGAAACCGAAAATAACAGAGAAAGTTCAGTTAATTATTACCGCGTACGCATGCAGAATATTAAACTCGAGCCGGCGTATAAGTTATTTACTCCCGGTGGGGTTGTTTTTGGAGTTTCTACAGCGTTTGAATATATTAAGGTTGATAGAAATGCGAATCGATTTATAACGAGTTATTTCCCTGAAAATTACGATTTGTACAAAGGGCAATATTATGCGGTGCCAAAAATTACTTTTGATTTTGAAAATTATAATTTACCTCACAACCCAAGTTTAGGATTAGGATATAATTTAGAAATGGGCTGGTACGTAAACCTACAAAACGAAAGTAGAAACGTTCCGTTTTTACACACGCGTTTAAATTTTGACTTTCCGTTAAACCGAAGTCAAAAACTTATTTTAGCAACCTTATCTAAGGCTAAATTTACCTTTACCGATAATTTTGAGTTTTTTCAGGGTGCAAATTTAGGCGGGGATGATGATTTACGTGGTTTTAGACGTGAGCGTTTTAGCGGACAAAATTCCTTTTTACAATCAACTGATATTCGTTGGAATATTGGTACCATTGGTGAAACCATTGCACCTATGGAATTTGGAATTTATTTTGGTTACGATATTGGTAAGGTTTGGAAATATTCTGATCCGTCAAAAAAATGGCATTCTTCGTACGGTACCGGCATTTGGTTAAGCATTTTTGATGCCTTAACCGGACATGTTGCTTATTTTAAAGGAAGTGATGGTGGCCGTGTAACCGGTGGAATTGGTTTTAGATTTTAA
- a CDS encoding chloride channel protein, with protein MFKNFKNKVYLFGKQIFQLSDVVMMLGKTNLTDRQFVYCASIIVAISVSLAVIVLKYFAHNVLRFANYIDSILHLPYSNSILPIIGILLTVWVVQKLLGGSIQKGTAQIRIAIANKAGFIPKKQMYSQIMTSSLTVGLGGSAGLESPIALMGAAFGSNFARYHKLSYKDRILLLACGVAAGISAAFNAPITGVLFAVEIILTDVSITAFIPLMIASASGTLVAKLIMNEDVLLHFSDDLNFNISNTPYYIIIGVVIGFVSVYHARVLRKVEHWSGNLKYGVYKRAMIGASLLAVLIFLFPTLFGDGYNSIKTLASANPENMLDNTILSDFKDKAWVFTLFIIGAGFVKAIATGLTLGSGGNGGNFAPALFVGSYLGYGMAKFFEYLGLSNNIPVTNFTIVAMSGMVAALFHAPLTGIFLIAEITSGYGLIVPLLIVSSISFAIFKQIEVYPMDIKEVVDQGIVFTENKDLNVLTALDLKQYIITQYQSLVITDPLDIVVKKIKNSKQLDFPVEDLSGNFVGIAEFSVLKNYIFDSQLIQTTALKDIINYQPTVINHIDSIKEVMTKFSDGNINKLYYISNNKCMGYIKKIKLLEAYRETLNDLRIE; from the coding sequence ATGTTTAAAAATTTTAAAAACAAAGTTTATTTATTTGGCAAACAAATCTTTCAACTTTCTGATGTTGTTATGATGCTGGGTAAAACAAACTTAACCGACCGCCAATTTGTTTATTGTGCAAGCATTATTGTAGCAATTTCTGTTTCGTTGGCCGTAATTGTTTTAAAATATTTTGCGCACAATGTATTAAGATTTGCTAATTATATAGATTCAATTTTACATTTACCCTATTCTAACAGTATTTTACCAATAATAGGTATTTTATTAACGGTTTGGGTGGTACAAAAACTTTTAGGAGGTTCTATTCAAAAAGGAACCGCACAAATTCGAATTGCTATTGCTAACAAGGCAGGTTTTATACCCAAAAAGCAAATGTACAGCCAAATTATGACCAGCTCATTAACCGTTGGTTTAGGAGGTTCTGCCGGGTTAGAATCGCCCATTGCTTTAATGGGAGCCGCATTTGGTTCTAATTTTGCACGCTATCATAAATTAAGTTATAAAGATCGTATTTTACTATTAGCTTGTGGGGTTGCTGCCGGGATTTCTGCAGCGTTTAATGCACCTATAACAGGAGTTTTATTTGCGGTAGAAATTATTTTAACCGATGTTAGTATAACTGCTTTTATTCCGTTAATGATTGCTTCTGCTTCCGGAACATTAGTTGCCAAGTTAATTATGAATGAGGATGTTTTATTACATTTTTCAGACGATTTAAATTTCAATATTTCTAATACGCCGTATTATATTATTATCGGGGTGGTAATCGGTTTTGTATCAGTGTATCATGCGCGTGTGCTTCGCAAAGTTGAGCATTGGTCCGGTAATTTAAAATATGGTGTTTATAAACGAGCCATGATTGGGGCATCGCTTTTAGCAGTTTTAATATTCTTATTTCCAACTTTATTTGGTGATGGGTACAACAGCATAAAAACTTTAGCGTCTGCCAACCCTGAAAATATGTTAGATAATACCATATTAAGTGATTTTAAAGACAAAGCTTGGGTATTTACCTTATTTATTATCGGTGCAGGTTTTGTAAAAGCAATTGCTACCGGTTTAACTTTAGGGAGCGGTGGTAACGGAGGTAATTTTGCTCCTGCCCTATTTGTTGGTTCCTATTTAGGCTACGGAATGGCTAAGTTTTTTGAATATTTGGGTTTATCTAACAACATTCCGGTTACCAATTTTACAATTGTTGCCATGTCTGGTATGGTAGCAGCCTTATTTCATGCACCGTTAACCGGTATTTTTTTAATTGCCGAAATCACTTCAGGATATGGGTTAATTGTGCCATTGCTTATCGTTTCATCCATCAGCTTTGCAATTTTTAAACAAATTGAGGTTTATCCGATGGATATTAAAGAAGTAGTTGACCAAGGCATTGTTTTTACCGAGAATAAAGATTTAAACGTACTAACGGCTTTAGATTTAAAACAATACATAATTACACAATACCAAAGCTTAGTGATTACTGATCCATTGGATATTGTTGTTAAAAAAATAAAAAACAGCAAACAGCTCGATTTTCCTGTTGAAGATTTGAGCGGAAACTTTGTTGGTATTGCCGAATTTAGCGTGCTTAAAAATTACATTTTTGATTCACAACTAATACAAACCACAGCTTTAAAAGATATTATTAATTATCAACCCACGGTAATCAACCATATCGATTCTATTAAAGAAGTTATGACCAAGTTTAGTGATGGCAATATAAACAAGTTATATTACATATCTAACAACAAATGCATGGGCTATATTAAAAAGATAAAACTTTTAGAAGCTTATCGTGAAACTTTAAACGATTTACGCATCGAATAA
- a CDS encoding LOG family protein, which produces MSNEEFEKEELKIKEKFQQKTWNEIRAHDSWAIFKIMSEFVSGYENMSRIGPCVSIFGSARTKSDDPNYLLAEKIAYKISKAGYGVITGGGPGIMEAGNKGAHLGGGTSVGLNIELPFEQHFNPYIDKDKNLNFDYFFVRKVMFVKYSQGFVVMPGGFGTLDELFEAITLIQTKKIGKFPIILVGREFWSGLLDWIKNVMIDKYKNASPDDMNLIKIVDNEDEVVEILDNFYKKYTLKPNF; this is translated from the coding sequence ATGAGTAACGAAGAATTTGAAAAAGAAGAACTAAAGATAAAAGAGAAATTTCAACAAAAAACTTGGAATGAAATTCGTGCGCACGATTCGTGGGCAATTTTTAAAATCATGTCTGAATTTGTAAGCGGATACGAAAACATGAGCCGCATCGGTCCTTGTGTTTCTATTTTTGGTTCTGCCCGCACAAAATCTGACGATCCGAACTATTTATTAGCAGAAAAAATTGCTTATAAAATTTCTAAAGCCGGGTACGGCGTAATTACCGGCGGTGGTCCTGGTATTATGGAAGCTGGTAATAAAGGTGCACATTTAGGTGGTGGAACATCGGTAGGTTTAAATATCGAATTGCCTTTTGAGCAACATTTTAACCCATATATCGATAAAGACAAAAACTTAAACTTTGATTACTTTTTTGTACGCAAAGTAATGTTTGTAAAATATTCGCAAGGATTTGTTGTTATGCCAGGTGGATTTGGAACTTTAGATGAATTGTTTGAAGCAATTACATTAATTCAAACTAAAAAAATCGGAAAATTCCCAATCATTTTAGTAGGTCGCGAATTCTGGTCAGGTTTATTAGACTGGATTAAAAACGTAATGATTGACAAGTACAAAAATGCATCACCAGATGATATGAATTTGATTAAAATTGTTGACAACGAAGATGAAGTTGTTGAAATTTTAGACAACTTCTATAAAAAATACACATTAAAACCCAACTTTTAA
- a CDS encoding PepSY-like domain-containing protein — protein sequence MKKSIKLFLLVVLSGLIWSCKKDKAETNANQVTETTTESFQDNSGLQDEAGLTSADFIAKYFPNESLTDVKNTDDGFEITLTNGTEIEFDLNGNLLQVEGNGKAIPHELVPAKIVEYANKNSKTPVTILEYEYKNQVHEINLSNGKEYKFDSDLNLMP from the coding sequence ATGAAAAAAAGTATAAAACTATTTTTATTAGTCGTTTTATCGGGCCTAATTTGGTCGTGTAAAAAAGATAAAGCAGAAACAAACGCAAATCAAGTTACAGAAACAACTACGGAATCGTTTCAGGATAATTCAGGATTGCAAGACGAAGCTGGTTTAACATCGGCTGATTTTATTGCGAAATATTTTCCGAATGAAAGCTTAACCGATGTTAAAAATACCGACGATGGTTTTGAAATTACTTTAACCAACGGTACAGAAATAGAATTTGATTTAAACGGGAACTTGTTACAAGTTGAAGGAAATGGCAAAGCAATTCCACATGAATTAGTTCCTGCTAAAATTGTAGAATACGCAAATAAAAACTCTAAAACACCCGTTACCATTTTAGAATATGAATACAAAAATCAAGTACATGAAATTAACTTGAGTAACGGAAAAGAATATAAATTCGATTCGGATTTAAACTTAATGCCTTAA
- a CDS encoding NAD(P)H-dependent flavin oxidoreductase encodes MNRITELFGIEYPIIQGGMIWNSGYKLAAAVSNAGGLGLIGAGSMYPEVLREHIQKCKKATNKPFGVNVPMLYPQLDEIMNIIVEEGVKIVFTSAGNPKTWTTFLQQHNIIVAHVVSSSNFALKAQEAGVDCVVAEGFEAGGHNGREETTTLTLIPVVKQQVTIPLVAAGGIATGRAMLAAMILGADGVQVGSRFAASVESSAHANFKQAILQTKEGDTQVTLKELAPVRLIKNKFFNEIQELYKNGTDVDALKGHLGRGRAKKGMFEGDLEDGELEIGQIAALFTDIKPCQEIINDMITEYQASKAGISQLF; translated from the coding sequence ATGAATAGAATAACTGAACTTTTTGGCATTGAATATCCAATTATACAAGGTGGAATGATTTGGAACAGCGGTTATAAATTAGCTGCAGCGGTTTCTAACGCAGGTGGTTTAGGATTAATTGGTGCCGGATCTATGTATCCAGAAGTTTTGCGCGAGCATATTCAAAAATGTAAAAAAGCAACCAATAAGCCATTCGGTGTTAATGTACCGATGTTATATCCGCAGTTGGACGAAATCATGAATATTATTGTGGAAGAAGGAGTAAAAATTGTTTTTACATCAGCCGGAAATCCTAAAACTTGGACTACCTTTTTACAGCAACACAATATAATTGTAGCTCACGTAGTTAGTAGTTCAAATTTTGCTTTAAAAGCGCAAGAAGCTGGTGTGGATTGCGTAGTTGCAGAAGGTTTTGAAGCAGGCGGGCACAATGGCCGTGAAGAAACAACAACCTTAACTTTAATTCCGGTTGTAAAACAACAAGTAACTATTCCTTTAGTTGCTGCCGGCGGAATTGCTACGGGCAGAGCCATGTTAGCAGCAATGATTTTAGGAGCAGATGGGGTGCAAGTTGGTAGCCGATTTGCTGCGTCAGTAGAAAGTTCAGCACATGCTAATTTTAAACAAGCTATTTTACAAACGAAAGAAGGCGATACGCAAGTAACGTTAAAAGAATTGGCACCCGTACGTTTAATTAAAAATAAGTTTTTTAACGAGATTCAGGAACTTTATAAAAACGGAACTGATGTAGATGCACTAAAAGGTCATTTAGGTCGCGGACGAGCAAAAAAAGGCATGTTTGAGGGAGATTTAGAAGATGGCGAACTTGAAATTGGTCAAATAGCAGCCTTGTTTACTGATATAAAACCTTGTCAAGAAATTATAAACGACATGATTACCGAGTACCAAGCTTCAAAAGCTGGTATTTCACAACTTTTTTAA